In one window of Thermodesulfobacteriota bacterium DNA:
- a CDS encoding NAD-dependent deacylase, translated as MEFEAIKERLMSARSPVALTGAGISAESGVPTFRGPDGLWRNFRPEDLATPEAFERDPALVWEWYDWRRSLIAGINPNPAHYALAELESRNPAFTLITQNVDGLHRIAGSGNAIEIHGSIWTVRCVECGNSSENRDVPIKILPRCGCGGLLRPGVVWFGEALPEDLLYRSFEAASSADIMLVVGTSGIVQPAASFAARAKDAGAFVIEINPETTPLSGRVDAVLQGRAGELLPRLIG; from the coding sequence ATGGAATTTGAAGCGATAAAGGAAAGGCTCATGTCGGCCCGCTCGCCGGTTGCGCTTACAGGCGCGGGCATATCCGCCGAGAGCGGCGTGCCGACCTTCAGGGGGCCGGACGGCCTGTGGAGGAATTTCAGGCCCGAGGACCTCGCGACCCCGGAGGCGTTCGAGCGCGACCCGGCCCTTGTCTGGGAGTGGTATGACTGGAGGCGCTCCCTGATTGCCGGGATAAACCCCAACCCTGCTCACTATGCCCTTGCGGAACTCGAGAGCCGGAATCCTGCCTTCACTCTAATTACCCAGAACGTGGACGGCCTGCACAGGATCGCCGGGAGCGGGAACGCAATCGAGATACACGGCTCCATATGGACGGTCCGGTGCGTTGAATGCGGAAATTCAAGCGAAAACAGGGATGTGCCGATAAAAATACTGCCGAGGTGCGGCTGCGGCGGGCTTTTGAGGCCGGGAGTCGTCTGGTTTGGCGAAGCGCTCCCGGAGGACCTCCTGTACAGGTCGTTCGAGGCCGCCTCAAGCGCTGATATCATGCTGGTCGTCGGCACTTCCGGCATAGTCCAGCCTGCCGCCTCTTTCGCGGCCAGGGCAAAGGACGCGGGCGCTTTCGTCATCGAGATAAACCCGGAGACAACGCCCCTTTCGGGGCGCGTGGACGCGGTCCTTCAGGGAAGGGCAGGCGAGTTGCTGCCCCGGCTCATAGGCTGA
- the rsmD gene encoding 16S rRNA (guanine(966)-N(2))-methyltransferase RsmD, translated as MRIIGGRLKGRRLASFRGLNIRPTSDKVREAVFNILPREFPFRTVLDIYAGTGAMGIEAISRGASEATFVESDKGAAQVIRKNLDICGQEARIIRKDAVKAVEELSRKGDRFDLIIIDPPYSSELFVSTLKAIGRGGLVSPEGVIIAESAKRAPLVETEIEGLTVFDQRKYGDTLVYFLKRS; from the coding sequence TTGAGGATAATAGGAGGCAGGCTCAAGGGCAGGAGGCTAGCTTCTTTCCGGGGCTTGAACATAAGGCCCACCTCTGACAAGGTGAGGGAGGCTGTCTTCAACATCCTCCCCAGGGAGTTCCCGTTCAGGACGGTCCTCGACATCTACGCCGGGACGGGCGCAATGGGCATCGAGGCCATCTCAAGGGGGGCTTCCGAGGCCACCTTCGTCGAGAGCGACAAGGGCGCTGCCCAGGTCATACGGAAGAACTTGGACATCTGCGGCCAGGAGGCCCGCATAATCCGGAAGGACGCGGTAAAGGCCGTTGAGGAGCTTTCGAGGAAGGGCGACCGCTTCGACCTTATAATAATAGACCCCCCCTACAGCTCAGAGCTGTTTGTCAGTACACTTAAGGCCATAGGACGCGGAGGCCTCGTCTCCCCGGAAGGGGTGATAATCGCGGAGTCGGCTAAAAGGGCGCCGCTCGTAGAAACTGAAATAGAGGGTCTTACGGTCTTCGACCAGAGGAAATACGGAGATACGCTCGTATACTTCCTCAAGCGGAGCTAA
- the amrA gene encoding AmmeMemoRadiSam system protein A, whose protein sequence is MPLNESEKRELLLIAREAIESRARRTATNFKIDNASGALNEDAGAFVTINRKGRLRGCIGVFASKDPLWKTVERMAGAAAAEDPRFVPIGEDELPDIEIEISVLTPLRKIDDPEEVEVGRHGLVIALGMKRGALLPQVATEHGFDRETFLSETCVKAGLKPDAWKDGASIYVFEAEVFGEVPSPKLGTNTSHQ, encoded by the coding sequence ATGCCGCTTAATGAATCGGAAAAAAGGGAGCTCCTCCTGATAGCGCGCGAGGCCATAGAAAGCAGGGCCCGAAGGACCGCTACGAACTTTAAGATTGATAACGCCTCAGGCGCCTTGAACGAGGATGCAGGCGCGTTCGTAACGATAAACAGGAAAGGACGGCTCCGGGGGTGCATAGGCGTTTTCGCCTCAAAAGACCCGCTCTGGAAGACGGTTGAGCGGATGGCCGGGGCTGCGGCAGCCGAGGACCCGAGGTTCGTGCCTATCGGAGAGGACGAGCTTCCGGATATCGAAATCGAGATTTCCGTCCTTACGCCTTTGAGGAAGATAGACGACCCGGAAGAGGTTGAGGTGGGCCGCCACGGACTCGTCATCGCGCTCGGGATGAAGCGCGGCGCGCTCCTTCCGCAGGTGGCGACCGAGCACGGCTTTGACAGGGAGACATTCCTTTCCGAAACCTGCGTAAAGGCGGGCCTCAAGCCGGACGCGTGGAAAGACGGCGCGTCGATATACGTATTCGAGGCGGAGGTGTTCGGGGAGGTGCCTTCTCCCAAATTAGGTACAAATACTTCGCACCAATGA
- a CDS encoding pyridoxal phosphate-dependent aminotransferase → MFKLAGRLSGLEESVTLAITAKARALKAEGRDVIGFGAGEPDFDTPENIKEAAIRAIRDGHTKYTAVGGINELKDAIIGKFSRDNSLDYSRDEIIVSCGGKHSIFNLFQAVLDPGDEVIIPAPYWVSYPVMAALGGGIPRVVHTDEAAGFRMTPEAFRAAIGPNTKAIVINSPSNPTGAAYTEKELERLAEIALENGLLIISDEIYEKLTYGGFRATSIASVSDEVRKRTIVLNGVSKTYSMTGWRIGYAAGPKEIIKAMTNIQSQSTSNPASISQWAAVEAISGPQDVITRMLTEFGKRRDVMVDGLNAIDGISAIRPQGAFYVFANISGLFGRSYKGKKIDGSVALATYLIDEAGIAVVPGEPFGDDRFMRLSYATSMDNIVKGIKKIGEAVGELR, encoded by the coding sequence ATGTTCAAGCTTGCAGGAAGGCTTTCAGGATTAGAGGAATCGGTAACTCTCGCCATAACCGCCAAGGCGCGCGCGCTTAAGGCGGAGGGCAGGGACGTAATAGGCTTCGGCGCTGGCGAGCCCGACTTCGACACGCCCGAGAACATAAAAGAGGCCGCAATAAGGGCCATACGCGACGGGCACACCAAGTATACGGCGGTCGGCGGCATAAATGAATTGAAGGACGCCATCATCGGGAAGTTCAGCCGCGATAACTCCCTCGACTATTCGCGCGACGAGATAATAGTATCCTGCGGCGGCAAGCACTCCATCTTCAACCTTTTTCAGGCCGTACTCGACCCCGGCGACGAGGTCATAATACCCGCGCCGTACTGGGTCTCTTACCCTGTCATGGCCGCGCTCGGCGGCGGCATACCAAGGGTCGTGCACACGGACGAGGCCGCTGGTTTCAGGATGACCCCGGAGGCCTTCAGGGCGGCCATAGGCCCCAATACCAAGGCAATCGTCATAAACAGCCCCTCCAACCCCACTGGCGCGGCCTACACGGAAAAGGAGCTTGAAAGGCTCGCTGAGATAGCGCTTGAGAACGGCCTCCTCATCATCTCGGATGAGATTTACGAGAAGCTCACTTACGGCGGCTTCCGGGCGACTTCTATCGCCTCCGTCTCCGACGAGGTCAGGAAGAGGACCATAGTCCTTAACGGAGTCTCCAAGACCTATTCCATGACAGGCTGGAGGATAGGCTACGCCGCCGGGCCGAAGGAGATAATAAAGGCCATGACCAACATCCAGAGCCAGTCCACCTCGAACCCGGCGTCAATCAGCCAGTGGGCGGCGGTCGAGGCCATAAGCGGCCCGCAGGACGTCATAACCCGCATGCTTACTGAGTTCGGCAAGAGGCGGGACGTTATGGTGGACGGCTTGAACGCCATAGACGGCATAAGCGCCATAAGGCCGCAGGGCGCGTTCTATGTCTTCGCGAACATCTCCGGCCTCTTCGGAAGGTCGTATAAGGGGAAGAAGATAGACGGCTCGGTTGCGCTAGCGACTTACCTCATTGACGAGGCCGGGATCGCCGTCGTGCCCGGCGAGCCCTTCGGCGACGACCGCTTCATGAGGCTATCCTACGCGACCTCGATGGACAACATAGTAAAGGGAATAAAGAAGATAGGGGAGGCGGTAGGGGAGCTTAGGTAG
- a CDS encoding 16S rRNA (uracil(1498)-N(3))-methyltransferase, which yields MRRFYKEDLSEHSTRVDIAGEEFYHLKKVLRLAPGASVFLFNGKGLELSGKIDEVGKTSASVIVEGSSRGERESPLNFVLLQALLKGDRPEFIIQKATELGIKEVCFYSTSRTIPRVSSDKEASRQARWKKAAIEAAKQCGRTVLPEINFAPDLKGALKGHDDNLKLLLWEKDGAVGLKEALKGARGKSGVSVLVGPEGGLSPGEAAEAIGAGFVKAGLGPRILRAETAALAIMSIVQHAQGDLG from the coding sequence GTGAGAAGGTTCTATAAAGAAGACCTGAGCGAGCACTCCACCCGAGTGGATATCGCCGGAGAGGAATTTTACCATCTCAAGAAGGTCCTGAGGCTCGCCCCGGGCGCTTCGGTTTTCCTGTTTAACGGCAAGGGGCTTGAGCTTTCAGGGAAAATAGACGAGGTCGGCAAGACCTCCGCTTCCGTGATAGTCGAGGGGAGTTCAAGAGGCGAAAGGGAAAGCCCGCTCAATTTCGTCCTCCTCCAGGCGCTCCTCAAGGGAGACAGGCCCGAGTTCATCATCCAGAAGGCGACCGAGCTCGGGATAAAGGAGGTCTGCTTCTACAGCACCTCAAGGACCATACCCCGCGTAAGCTCGGATAAAGAGGCCTCCAGGCAGGCGAGGTGGAAAAAGGCAGCAATCGAGGCGGCCAAGCAGTGCGGGAGGACGGTACTCCCTGAGATAAACTTTGCGCCGGACCTGAAGGGCGCGTTAAAAGGGCACGACGATAACCTCAAGCTCCTCCTATGGGAAAAGGACGGGGCGGTTGGGCTTAAAGAGGCCCTTAAGGGCGCGCGGGGCAAGTCCGGCGTTTCGGTGCTTGTCGGCCCCGAAGGCGGGCTATCGCCGGGCGAGGCGGCAGAGGCCATTGGAGCAGGGTTCGTGAAAGCGGGTCTCGGCCCGAGGATACTACGCGCCGAGACCGCTGCCCTGGCCATAATGTCCATAGTGCAGCACGCGCAGGGAGACCTGGGCTGA
- a CDS encoding DUF2007 domain-containing protein, with protein sequence MATRIKFIDLYSFYNDLDASVVETLMEGRNITCSFRSLGKLRFATDIGAYIEKRIAVEEEQIESARRIIKEAIRNGVISKEGKFRT encoded by the coding sequence ATGGCAACCAGGATCAAGTTCATAGACCTTTATTCCTTCTATAACGACCTTGACGCAAGCGTAGTGGAGACCCTCATGGAGGGCCGGAATATCACATGCTCATTCAGGTCGCTCGGCAAGCTGCGCTTTGCTACCGACATAGGCGCCTACATCGAAAAGAGGATCGCGGTCGAGGAAGAGCAGATCGAGAGCGCAAGAAGGATTATCAAGGAAGCGATAAGGAACGGAGTAATCTCCAAAGAGGGCAAGTTCAGGACCTGA
- the coaD gene encoding pantetheine-phosphate adenylyltransferase — translation MAASRRICVYPGTFDPITRGHLDIIERGVKLFDVLVVAVAESPGKAPLFTADERLAMIREEVGRHRSVKVESFDSLLMDYVKMKGANIVLRGLRVMSDFEYEFQMALINRKLDPSIETVFMMTSDNYAPVSSRFIKEIARYGGDVNAFVTPRVAKRLKEKFKSALKVKGGRRK, via the coding sequence ATGGCGGCTTCCAGGCGCATATGCGTATACCCCGGGACCTTCGACCCGATTACGAGGGGCCACCTCGACATAATAGAGCGCGGTGTAAAGCTCTTTGACGTCCTTGTCGTCGCCGTTGCCGAGAGCCCGGGGAAGGCCCCGCTCTTCACGGCAGATGAGCGGCTCGCCATGATACGGGAAGAGGTGGGGAGGCACAGGAGCGTTAAGGTAGAGAGCTTCGACTCGCTCCTAATGGACTATGTGAAAATGAAGGGGGCGAATATAGTCCTCCGGGGCCTCCGGGTCATGTCGGATTTCGAGTACGAGTTCCAGATGGCGCTCATAAACAGGAAGCTCGACCCCTCGATAGAGACGGTCTTCATGATGACCTCTGATAACTACGCGCCCGTCAGCTCGCGGTTCATAAAGGAGATAGCCCGCTACGGCGGCGATGTGAACGCGTTTGTGACACCCAGGGTGGCGAAAAGGCTTAAGGAAAAGTTTAAGTCGGCCCTCAAAGTCAAAGGTGGCCGCAGGAAATAG
- a CDS encoding secondary thiamine-phosphate synthase enzyme YjbQ produces MKVFASAIRVKTGAKTEEVNITNQVEAVISESGIHEGMALVFTGHTTASIHLNNADRDLEEDFHNFLKEMVPNKPEYKHNKGDYGRNADAHLKSLLVGNSVTVPVTKGRLALGQWQAVYFSEFDGPRKRLISIKVFGVPAGGGQ; encoded by the coding sequence ATGAAGGTCTTTGCCAGCGCTATCAGGGTCAAGACGGGTGCCAAGACCGAGGAGGTCAACATTACGAACCAGGTGGAGGCCGTGATATCGGAGAGCGGCATCCATGAAGGCATGGCGCTGGTATTCACGGGCCATACGACAGCGAGCATACACCTGAATAACGCCGACCGCGACCTCGAGGAGGACTTCCATAACTTCCTTAAGGAGATGGTCCCTAACAAGCCCGAATACAAGCACAACAAGGGCGATTACGGCAGGAACGCTGACGCCCACCTGAAATCTCTCCTCGTCGGAAACAGCGTGACCGTGCCGGTCACGAAGGGGAGGCTCGCCTTGGGGCAGTGGCAGGCCGTGTACTTTTCCGAGTTCGACGGCCCCAGGAAAAGGCTCATCTCCATAAAGGTCTTCGGGGTGCCCGCGGGCGGCGGGCAATAG